In Idiomarina sp. PL1-037, a single genomic region encodes these proteins:
- a CDS encoding Type II secretion pathway-like protein has translation MNAKGFALILTLVTLISLSSASLAALLFYAQMIEAQQHHQWQQLSQQLQKDLEAERGAYEQAQE, from the coding sequence ATGAACGCGAAAGGATTCGCTCTGATACTCACCTTAGTAACACTTATAAGTTTAAGCTCAGCCAGTTTAGCTGCACTGCTCTTCTACGCGCAAATGATAGAAGCTCAGCAACATCATCAGTGGCAACAGCTTTCTCAGCAACTTCAGAAAGACTTAGAAGCAGAGCGCGGGGCTTATGAACAGGCACAAGAATAA
- a CDS encoding prepilin-type N-terminal cleavage/methylation domain-containing protein: MLMTSERGSSLVEVLIASAIGAIVALAAQQQMQWQTGVQHRKLMQVNLLLSAQSVANQFFETLKNTAATQISNPQGSCYLFPQQNGGSVGFRVRNEQLQHNSMTLDCAGYGWQSLTDKSQFKVTQFTADSYSPESGSGLSKLFIAFTVTSNAQTHVFKRTITPLVN, translated from the coding sequence ATGTTAATGACTTCTGAGCGCGGCAGTAGCTTGGTAGAAGTTCTTATAGCCTCTGCTATTGGCGCGATAGTTGCTCTGGCGGCGCAGCAACAAATGCAATGGCAAACAGGAGTGCAACACCGCAAGCTAATGCAGGTCAATTTACTCTTAAGTGCTCAGTCAGTTGCAAATCAGTTTTTTGAAACCTTAAAAAATACAGCCGCAACGCAAATTTCGAACCCTCAGGGCAGTTGCTATTTGTTTCCTCAGCAAAACGGAGGCTCGGTTGGCTTTCGAGTCAGGAATGAACAACTACAGCATAACTCAATGACTCTCGACTGCGCCGGGTATGGCTGGCAGTCCCTTACCGATAAGTCTCAATTCAAAGTCACGCAATTTACTGCTGACTCTTACTCTCCGGAATCCGGTAGTGGGTTATCAAAACTCTTTATAGCTTTTACCGTTACCAGCAATGCACAGACACATGTTTTCAAACGAACAATCACTCCTCTGGTTAACTAA
- the ispH gene encoding 4-hydroxy-3-methylbut-2-enyl diphosphate reductase, producing MQILLANPRGFCAGVDRAITIVERALEIFEPPIYVRHEVVHNKYVVSKLREAGAVFVEELHEVPDDQIVIFSAHGVSQAVRQEAKDRGLRVFDATCPLVTKVHMEVTRASRKGHECVLIGHAGHPEVEGTMGQYKNADGGIYLVESPEDVNKLEVKDLKNLHYMSQTTLSVDDTADVIEALRQKFPDINGPRKDDICYATQNRQDAVRELASDADVMLVVGARNSSNSNRLRELSEKMGTPAYLIDDASCIDKTWLKGHEKVAVTAGASAPEVLVKEVIAKLQEWGGKTAVELSGREENITFSIPPELRPHPVS from the coding sequence ATGCAAATTTTGTTGGCGAACCCACGTGGTTTTTGTGCCGGAGTTGATCGCGCTATTACCATTGTTGAGCGGGCTTTAGAAATCTTTGAGCCGCCAATTTACGTGCGTCACGAAGTGGTTCACAACAAATACGTTGTCAGTAAATTGCGCGAGGCCGGTGCGGTCTTTGTAGAAGAATTGCACGAAGTGCCGGATGACCAGATTGTTATTTTTAGCGCTCATGGCGTTTCTCAGGCGGTAAGGCAAGAAGCCAAAGATCGCGGCCTTCGGGTGTTTGATGCCACTTGTCCATTGGTGACCAAAGTCCATATGGAAGTTACCCGTGCCAGTCGCAAAGGGCACGAATGTGTACTCATTGGTCATGCCGGACATCCGGAAGTTGAAGGCACCATGGGTCAGTATAAGAACGCCGATGGTGGTATCTACTTAGTTGAATCGCCTGAAGACGTGAATAAGCTTGAAGTTAAAGACTTGAAGAACCTTCATTATATGAGTCAGACAACCTTATCGGTTGATGACACGGCCGATGTTATTGAAGCCTTACGTCAGAAGTTTCCTGATATTAATGGTCCTCGTAAAGATGATATCTGCTACGCCACCCAAAACCGGCAGGACGCAGTTCGTGAGTTAGCCAGTGATGCCGATGTCATGTTGGTGGTTGGAGCGCGTAACAGTTCAAATTCAAACCGCTTACGAGAGCTTTCCGAGAAAATGGGAACTCCGGCATACCTAATTGATGACGCCAGCTGTATTGATAAAACCTGGTTAAAAGGTCACGAGAAGGTGGCTGTAACGGCAGGGGCCTCTGCACCGGAAGTGTTGGTTAAAGAAGTGATTGCTAAGCTGCAGGAATGGGGCGGCAAAACCGCAGTTGAACTCAGTGGCCGCGAAGAGAATATTACCTTTTCAATTCCACCGGAGCTAAGACCGCACCCGGTGAGCTAG
- the flhA gene encoding flagellar biosynthesis protein FlhA, whose translation MASGAEKLVNLRNFTQNNAHLIKGFGTPLAIMAILAMIVLPIPAVVLDVLFSFSITLSLVVMLVAVYTQRPLDFAAFPTVLLIATVLRLSLNVASTRIVLLEGHNGPGAAGSVIEAFGSVVIGGNYTVGLVVFAILVIINFVVITKGAGRISEVTARFTLDAMPGKQMAIDADLNAGLINQEEAKARRSDVTREADFYGSMDGASKFVKGDAIAGILILFINIIGGLLIGMIQYGLTFNEAVEVYTLLTIGDGLVAQIPSLLLSVATAIIITRENNSQDMGDAVVLQLLDNPKVLVITSAVLFAMGVIPGMPHFAFLSMSGVLAGAAYFKLKKTKTEEGELVEKEQEQQVQQAQQKELSWDDVRHVDTIGLEVGYRLIPLVDKQQGGELLSRIKGVRKKQSQEFGFLVPAVHIRDNLDLGPNSYRITLMGVTMGEAEIRHDWEMAINPGQVFGELEGEKTKDPAFGLDAVWIRPEQREHAQTLGYTVVDAATVVATHLSQIVTNHASQLLGHEEAQELLDRLGRTHPKLIEGLIPDLLSLGNFVKVLQNLLDEGIAIRDMRTIVQTLVEYAGRSQDPEVLTAAVRISLRRLIVQDIAEGAAELPVITLAPELEQMLHQSLQMAGNDGNQQGAGIEPGLAERLQQSLREVHQQQEMNGEPSVLLTSGLLRSTMARFARHATDGMRVLSYQEVPDDKQIRIVSSIGGQQNGGE comes from the coding sequence ATGGCGAGCGGTGCCGAAAAGTTAGTAAATTTAAGAAATTTCACGCAAAACAATGCGCACCTTATCAAAGGTTTTGGAACGCCGTTGGCCATTATGGCTATTCTGGCGATGATTGTTTTGCCAATTCCGGCTGTGGTGCTGGATGTTCTCTTTTCATTTTCAATTACTTTGTCACTGGTGGTTATGCTGGTGGCTGTTTATACCCAACGTCCGCTGGATTTCGCCGCCTTTCCTACCGTATTGCTTATTGCTACGGTACTACGCTTAAGCCTTAACGTTGCCTCTACGCGTATTGTTTTATTAGAAGGACATAACGGGCCCGGTGCTGCAGGTTCTGTTATTGAAGCCTTTGGTAGCGTGGTCATAGGGGGTAACTACACTGTTGGTCTGGTGGTGTTCGCCATTCTGGTTATTATTAACTTTGTGGTTATTACTAAGGGTGCCGGTCGTATTTCAGAAGTAACCGCTCGCTTCACCCTTGACGCCATGCCTGGTAAACAAATGGCGATTGACGCTGACCTTAACGCGGGACTAATCAACCAGGAAGAAGCCAAAGCACGACGCAGCGATGTAACCCGTGAGGCCGATTTCTACGGCTCTATGGACGGTGCCAGTAAGTTCGTAAAAGGCGATGCTATAGCCGGTATTTTAATCCTCTTTATCAACATTATCGGCGGGCTGCTCATTGGTATGATCCAATACGGACTCACATTCAATGAGGCTGTTGAGGTTTATACGCTATTAACCATTGGCGACGGCCTGGTTGCGCAAATTCCATCATTGTTACTGTCAGTTGCGACTGCCATTATCATTACTCGTGAAAATAACAGCCAGGACATGGGCGATGCGGTTGTTCTGCAATTGCTCGATAACCCAAAGGTTTTGGTCATTACCAGCGCGGTATTGTTTGCTATGGGCGTTATTCCCGGTATGCCGCACTTTGCCTTTTTAAGCATGTCGGGCGTGTTAGCCGGCGCAGCTTACTTTAAACTTAAAAAAACCAAGACTGAAGAAGGCGAGCTGGTTGAAAAAGAACAGGAACAGCAAGTTCAGCAGGCGCAACAAAAAGAGCTCAGCTGGGACGACGTTCGCCATGTAGACACTATTGGTCTGGAAGTTGGCTATCGCCTAATTCCATTGGTGGATAAGCAGCAGGGCGGTGAATTGCTTTCACGCATTAAAGGTGTACGTAAGAAGCAGTCTCAGGAATTTGGTTTTCTCGTGCCAGCTGTTCATATCAGAGACAACCTCGATTTAGGCCCCAACAGTTACCGCATTACCCTTATGGGCGTAACCATGGGTGAAGCTGAAATTCGTCATGACTGGGAGATGGCGATTAACCCGGGGCAGGTATTCGGTGAGCTGGAGGGTGAGAAGACAAAAGACCCGGCCTTTGGGCTGGATGCGGTCTGGATCCGGCCAGAACAGCGCGAACATGCACAAACACTGGGTTACACCGTGGTTGACGCGGCAACCGTAGTCGCTACGCACTTAAGTCAGATTGTAACCAATCATGCATCTCAGTTGCTGGGTCACGAAGAAGCACAAGAATTGCTGGATCGTCTCGGTCGCACACATCCTAAGTTGATCGAGGGGTTAATTCCGGATTTATTGTCGCTGGGTAACTTTGTCAAAGTACTGCAGAACTTATTGGATGAAGGTATCGCTATTCGGGATATGCGTACCATCGTGCAAACTTTAGTTGAGTACGCCGGTCGCAGTCAGGATCCTGAAGTACTGACAGCTGCAGTCAGAATTTCACTGCGTCGCTTAATTGTTCAGGACATTGCTGAGGGAGCCGCAGAATTGCCTGTCATAACTTTGGCGCCAGAGTTGGAACAGATGTTGCATCAGTCATTGCAAATGGCTGGTAATGACGGAAATCAGCAAGGCGCCGGAATCGAACCGGGTTTGGCCGAACGCCTGCAACAGTCATTACGCGAAGTGCATCAGCAGCAGGAAATGAATGGTGAACCTTCAGTACTGCTGACTTCGGGGCTTCTACGGTCAACCATGGCGCGTTTTGCGCGTCACGCTACCGATGGTATGCGCGTGTTGTCCTATCAGGAAGTACCGGATGATAAACAAATTCGCATTGTCAGCTCAATTGGTGGACAACAAAACGGTGGTGAATAA
- the lspA gene encoding signal peptidase II, giving the protein MPDFADQTNRATGLRFLWLTLLLVVIDQITKIWVAGEFELYESRVVIEGLFNFTYVHNYGAAFSFLSDGGGWQRWFFTAIAIAISVVLLIWMRRNPVGLWRQNLAFSLIMAGAIGNVADRLMYGYVIDFFDVHYQGWHWPAFNVADMAITIGAALMLLEAFFDNRRDKAENGQGQ; this is encoded by the coding sequence TTGCCTGATTTTGCTGACCAGACTAACCGCGCAACCGGGCTACGCTTTTTGTGGCTGACGTTGTTGCTGGTAGTTATTGATCAAATTACGAAGATTTGGGTCGCGGGTGAGTTTGAGCTTTATGAAAGCCGAGTTGTTATTGAAGGCTTGTTTAACTTCACCTATGTACATAACTATGGTGCCGCATTTAGTTTTTTAAGTGACGGCGGCGGTTGGCAGCGTTGGTTCTTTACCGCCATTGCTATCGCTATCAGCGTGGTGCTGCTCATTTGGATGCGCCGCAACCCGGTGGGTTTATGGCGCCAGAATTTAGCCTTTTCTCTGATTATGGCCGGGGCTATTGGTAACGTAGCTGACCGGTTAATGTATGGTTATGTCATCGACTTTTTTGATGTTCATTATCAGGGGTGGCACTGGCCGGCCTTTAACGTAGCCGACATGGCTATTACTATTGGTGCCGCACTCATGTTATTGGAAGCTTTTTTTGATAACCGTCGGGACAAAGCCGAGAACGGTCAAGGGCAGTAA
- the cheY gene encoding chemotaxis response regulator CheY produces the protein MDKNMKILVVDDFSTMRRIIKNLLRDLGFTNIQEADDGNTALPMLQNGDFDFVVTDWNMPGMQGIDLLREIRKDDNLAHLPVLMVTAEAKREQIIMAAQAGVNGYIVKPFTAVTLKEKLDKIFERIS, from the coding sequence TTGGATAAAAACATGAAAATTCTCGTTGTGGACGACTTTTCTACAATGAGACGAATCATTAAGAACTTACTTCGTGATCTTGGCTTTACTAATATACAGGAAGCAGATGACGGTAATACCGCATTGCCCATGTTGCAGAACGGTGATTTCGACTTTGTCGTAACCGACTGGAATATGCCCGGTATGCAGGGAATCGACTTGCTGCGTGAAATTCGCAAGGACGATAACCTTGCGCATTTACCGGTGTTAATGGTAACGGCGGAAGCCAAACGAGAGCAGATCATTATGGCAGCTCAAGCTGGAGTAAACGGTTACATTGTAAAACCATTTACAGCCGTAACGTTGAAAGAAAAGCTCGACAAGATTTTCGAACGAATCAGCTAA
- the fkpB gene encoding FKBP-type peptidyl-prolyl cis-trans isomerase: protein MSRLPIEHGREVVMHFTIKLSDDSVADSTKMSGKPAKFRMGDGNLTENFEACLVGLREGAERKFTLEPKDAFGEPNPDNYYYVDSAKFSDETKPEVGAILAFTQPDGTDLPGIVRKIEGPTVTIDFNHPLAGQTVIFEVEIISVEP, encoded by the coding sequence TTGAGTCGTTTACCTATAGAGCACGGACGGGAAGTGGTGATGCACTTCACTATTAAGTTGTCCGATGATTCAGTTGCAGACAGCACCAAAATGTCAGGTAAGCCCGCAAAGTTTCGGATGGGTGATGGCAACTTGACCGAAAACTTTGAAGCGTGCCTTGTGGGGTTGCGCGAAGGGGCGGAACGCAAGTTCACGCTAGAGCCTAAAGACGCTTTTGGTGAACCCAACCCGGACAACTATTATTATGTTGATTCGGCAAAGTTTAGCGACGAAACCAAACCGGAAGTTGGCGCTATTCTGGCTTTTACTCAACCGGATGGTACTGATTTACCGGGAATTGTTCGTAAAATTGAAGGTCCAACAGTGACCATCGACTTTAATCACCCGTTGGCCGGACAAACAGTGATTTTTGAAGTAGAAATTATCAGCGTTGAGCCGTGA
- a CDS encoding PulJ/GspJ family protein: MNRHKNKGFSLVEVLAGAALVALWSVSSLQLLQAGLSAIDHAHTKAKAVEVLMTYLSEAQQAWAKGNNPELSRKAGQLHLTAELTSIDQFNATSKVTVSWGKDNELIQTFWLSR, translated from the coding sequence ATGAACAGGCACAAGAATAAAGGCTTTTCTCTGGTTGAAGTTTTGGCCGGAGCTGCCCTGGTGGCGCTCTGGTCCGTGAGCAGTCTGCAGCTTTTACAAGCTGGGCTATCGGCGATTGATCATGCCCATACAAAAGCAAAGGCGGTGGAGGTTTTGATGACTTATTTAAGTGAGGCTCAACAAGCGTGGGCTAAAGGTAATAACCCAGAACTATCGAGGAAAGCCGGGCAACTTCATTTAACAGCAGAACTCACTTCTATTGACCAGTTTAACGCTACCAGCAAAGTCACAGTGTCCTGGGGAAAAGATAACGAACTGATCCAAACATTCTGGCTTTCCCGATAA
- a CDS encoding prepilin-type N-terminal cleavage/methylation domain-containing protein encodes MRGYSLIELVVALAVSAVLGASALPIFTQQTESLLLQKEAGRWLSYLQLVKAKSIANKESIEVDLVTFSNDSEASGIQTGYTYSSSASLTFYGESAAATPGHIRLIGKSRQVKVIISSIGRIRLCLSEGNSLPGIPSC; translated from the coding sequence ATGCGCGGTTACTCTCTTATCGAATTGGTCGTAGCATTGGCTGTTAGTGCGGTGCTTGGCGCTTCGGCCCTGCCAATATTTACTCAGCAGACAGAGTCTTTATTGCTTCAAAAAGAAGCTGGCCGCTGGCTGTCTTATTTGCAGTTGGTAAAAGCCAAGTCCATAGCAAATAAGGAATCTATTGAAGTCGACTTAGTCACATTCAGCAATGACTCAGAAGCCTCAGGTATTCAAACCGGATACACTTACAGTTCTTCCGCGTCGCTTACTTTTTATGGAGAGTCAGCTGCCGCGACACCGGGGCATATCAGGCTAATAGGCAAAAGCAGACAGGTAAAAGTCATCATCAGCAGTATCGGTCGTATTCGACTATGCCTAAGTGAGGGTAATTCACTTCCGGGAATCCCCTCATGTTAA
- the flhF gene encoding flagellar biosynthesis protein FlhF: MKIKRFFAEDMRRGLQQVKETLGPDAIILSNKKVNGGIELVAAIDPDAQQAQPMAEQAPNEPAASKTPEVPAESLQELLQRQAQAEQPAQRSAAQAVTEPSQRPEPEAEPQAFADTQLSDDIFPEQVNAPAADDSQAIAELRSQVNGIRQLLEHQLSGLMKQEMDREEPTRSMLMNRLMDMGLSERVADQIACFIPEGGSDDEVWEQTLHLLEGQLNTTSDDILTRGGAVALVGPTGVGKTTTIAKLAARYAQRHGADKVALITTDTFRIGASEQLQTYGRIIGCPVKVAKNAQELADALLALRQKSLILIDTAGMGQRDKRLNEQLSQLIQNSRLRIRPYLVLSATSQSQVLMDAVKQFKALPLSGCIFTKLDECLSLGESISVAIEHGLPVGYLTNGQQVPEDIRVADANFMVAEAERLLDKSICSSVSDVPKSYWNEAFSR, translated from the coding sequence GTGAAGATTAAACGCTTTTTTGCCGAAGATATGCGCCGTGGTTTACAACAGGTTAAAGAAACTTTAGGTCCGGATGCGATTATCCTGTCCAATAAGAAAGTAAACGGTGGTATTGAGCTGGTTGCAGCCATTGACCCCGATGCCCAGCAGGCACAGCCAATGGCTGAGCAAGCACCGAATGAGCCTGCCGCGTCAAAAACGCCAGAAGTGCCGGCCGAATCTTTGCAAGAATTATTGCAACGTCAGGCTCAGGCTGAACAGCCCGCACAACGCAGCGCTGCGCAAGCGGTTACTGAACCGTCACAACGGCCAGAACCGGAAGCCGAACCACAAGCCTTCGCTGATACTCAGTTAAGCGACGATATTTTTCCTGAGCAAGTAAATGCACCAGCAGCGGACGACTCCCAGGCCATTGCTGAGCTGCGCTCTCAGGTCAACGGTATTCGCCAATTGCTGGAACACCAGTTGAGCGGCTTGATGAAGCAAGAAATGGATCGTGAAGAGCCAACCCGCTCTATGCTGATGAATCGGTTAATGGATATGGGCTTGAGCGAACGAGTTGCGGATCAGATTGCGTGTTTTATTCCCGAAGGCGGATCAGATGATGAGGTCTGGGAACAGACGCTGCATTTATTAGAGGGACAGCTGAATACCACTTCTGACGATATTTTGACACGCGGTGGTGCAGTGGCTTTAGTTGGCCCCACGGGTGTTGGTAAAACCACGACGATTGCAAAATTGGCGGCTCGTTATGCGCAACGCCATGGTGCCGATAAAGTGGCTTTAATTACCACCGACACTTTTCGTATTGGTGCCAGTGAACAATTACAAACCTATGGCCGTATAATAGGATGTCCGGTCAAAGTGGCAAAAAATGCACAGGAACTGGCAGATGCATTACTTGCGCTACGTCAAAAAAGTCTCATTTTGATTGATACGGCAGGCATGGGTCAGCGCGATAAGCGTTTGAACGAACAGTTAAGTCAGTTAATTCAGAATTCACGGCTTCGTATTCGCCCGTATCTGGTGTTGTCGGCAACATCACAAAGCCAGGTGCTGATGGATGCTGTTAAGCAATTTAAAGCGCTGCCTTTGTCTGGTTGTATTTTTACTAAGCTGGACGAATGCTTAAGTTTAGGTGAGAGTATCAGTGTAGCAATAGAACATGGCTTACCAGTTGGCTACTTAACAAATGGTCAACAAGTACCTGAAGACATTCGGGTAGCAGATGCCAACTTTATGGTTGCCGAGGCTGAGCGCCTGCTTGATAAAAGCATTTGTTCCTCAGTGTCAGACGTGCCAAAATCGTACTGGAATGAGGCGTTTTCTCGCTGA
- a CDS encoding protein phosphatase CheZ, whose protein sequence is MSDNAHDISLDQAKELVALLEDGKQQQANQLLEDVYNRRNDKLFTSVGQLTRDLHEALQDFQVDPRIVQMTQDDLPDAQNRLLYVIEKTEDAANRTMDAVEACLPLADDMHNRVEKVMPAWNRLMSNDIQLNEFKSLCHEVDDVLKRCGENMPQVHGLMTEVLMAQDFQDITGQVIRRVIQLVEDVEKNLIELLKIFGKEEERRNAEKAGAAPKNDAAHAEGPIIDADQRDDVVGGQDEVDDLLSSLGF, encoded by the coding sequence ATGTCTGATAACGCCCATGATATTTCTCTGGATCAAGCCAAGGAACTCGTAGCCTTGCTTGAAGACGGGAAACAACAGCAGGCTAACCAATTACTGGAAGATGTTTACAACCGTCGTAATGACAAGTTGTTCACCTCTGTAGGCCAGTTGACACGAGACCTCCACGAAGCGCTCCAAGATTTTCAGGTTGACCCTCGCATTGTGCAAATGACGCAGGATGATCTTCCGGATGCGCAAAACCGCCTGCTGTATGTCATTGAAAAAACGGAAGACGCCGCGAACCGCACTATGGATGCGGTAGAGGCCTGTCTGCCACTTGCAGACGATATGCATAACCGTGTCGAGAAAGTGATGCCGGCCTGGAATCGGTTAATGAGCAACGATATTCAGTTAAATGAATTCAAGTCTTTATGTCATGAGGTCGATGACGTACTTAAGCGCTGTGGCGAAAACATGCCTCAAGTGCACGGGTTAATGACTGAAGTGCTTATGGCGCAAGATTTTCAGGATATTACCGGGCAAGTTATTCGCCGGGTTATTCAATTGGTCGAAGACGTTGAAAAGAACCTGATTGAGTTACTGAAGATATTTGGTAAAGAAGAAGAACGTCGTAACGCGGAAAAAGCAGGGGCTGCGCCTAAGAATGATGCTGCCCATGCAGAAGGCCCAATTATCGATGCTGATCAACGCGATGACGTGGTTGGCGGACAAGACGAAGTGGACGATTTGTTGTCCAGTTTAGGTTTCTAG
- a CDS encoding RNA polymerase sigma factor FliA, with translation MNKAAVYAATADNRNAIIEQHTGLVKRIAHHMMARLPASVQVDDLIQAGMIGLLEAARNFDNSKGASFETFAGIRIRGAMLDEIRRGDWAPRSVHRNHRRVLEAIRQVENETGRDAKDTEVAAKLNMGMDEYHNILRDVSTGRIVGIEDLGVSEDAIMPEQVTGSPYEPQKDVENAAFHKALVSTISSLPEREALVLSLYYDEELNLKEIGEVLSVSESRVSQIHSQAMLRLKSRMQNWVE, from the coding sequence ATGAATAAAGCTGCCGTTTATGCTGCCACTGCTGACAACCGGAATGCTATTATTGAGCAGCATACCGGGCTGGTTAAGCGTATTGCACACCACATGATGGCGAGACTTCCAGCCAGTGTGCAAGTGGATGACTTGATCCAGGCGGGCATGATTGGCTTATTAGAAGCTGCGCGTAACTTTGACAACAGTAAGGGCGCCAGTTTCGAAACCTTTGCCGGCATTCGCATTCGTGGTGCGATGCTGGATGAAATTCGCCGTGGTGACTGGGCTCCGCGCTCGGTTCATCGTAATCATCGGCGTGTATTGGAAGCCATTCGGCAGGTTGAAAATGAAACCGGACGCGATGCAAAAGATACGGAAGTGGCCGCAAAGCTGAATATGGGTATGGATGAATACCACAATATTTTGCGGGATGTCAGCACGGGACGAATTGTTGGTATTGAAGATCTTGGTGTATCAGAAGATGCTATCATGCCAGAGCAGGTAACGGGTTCACCCTATGAGCCACAAAAAGATGTTGAGAACGCGGCGTTTCATAAAGCGTTGGTCTCCACAATCTCTTCGTTACCAGAACGTGAAGCTTTGGTGCTTTCGTTGTATTATGACGAAGAATTGAATTTAAAAGAGATAGGTGAAGTGCTGAGCGTGAGTGAATCACGAGTCAGTCAAATTCACAGTCAGGCAATGTTGCGACTGAAGTCGCGAATGCAAAATTGGGTTGAATAA
- a CDS encoding MinD/ParA family protein produces the protein MDQASGLRRMKQSKIKVIAVTGGKGGVGKTNVSLNMAIAMAKQGKRVLVLDADLGLANVDVMLGLRVERNLSHVLSGQCELEDILIEGPAGIKIVPATSGTRSMVDLSESEHAGLIRAFSQLQGSYDVLIVDTAAGIGNTVVSFARASQDVLLVVCDEPTSITDAYALIKVLSREQGLFKFKVVANMVRNLRDGQVLFNKLTKVTDRFLDVALELSAIIPFDDNLRLAVRKQQPMVLAYPRSPASLAIKALAKKAIDWPVPAQAGGHLEFFLEQLITSADNDSKRDVANE, from the coding sequence ATGGATCAAGCAAGCGGTCTGCGAAGAATGAAACAATCGAAAATAAAAGTTATTGCGGTAACTGGTGGTAAAGGCGGCGTTGGGAAAACTAACGTGTCGTTGAATATGGCTATCGCAATGGCTAAGCAGGGCAAACGAGTACTAGTGTTGGATGCTGACTTAGGTTTGGCTAACGTCGATGTTATGTTGGGCCTGCGGGTTGAGCGCAACCTTTCTCATGTGCTGAGTGGGCAGTGCGAGTTAGAAGATATTCTGATTGAAGGCCCGGCAGGAATCAAAATTGTTCCGGCGACATCGGGCACGCGCTCTATGGTCGACTTGAGTGAGTCGGAGCATGCCGGCTTAATAAGAGCTTTCAGTCAGCTTCAGGGAAGCTATGATGTATTAATTGTTGATACCGCAGCGGGTATTGGTAATACCGTTGTCAGCTTTGCCAGGGCGTCGCAGGATGTTTTACTCGTGGTTTGTGACGAACCGACATCAATTACCGATGCATACGCACTGATAAAAGTGTTAAGCCGCGAGCAAGGCCTGTTTAAGTTCAAGGTGGTTGCTAATATGGTAAGAAATCTGCGCGACGGACAAGTATTGTTCAATAAATTAACGAAAGTAACCGACCGGTTTTTAGATGTCGCTTTAGAACTTTCAGCAATTATACCTTTTGATGATAATTTGCGCTTGGCTGTTAGAAAACAACAACCTATGGTTTTAGCTTACCCAAGATCACCGGCCTCTTTGGCGATAAAAGCGTTGGCTAAGAAAGCCATTGACTGGCCTGTTCCGGCTCAAGCCGGCGGGCATTTAGAATTTTTTCTTGAACAATTGATAACTTCTGCCGATAACGATAGTAAGCGGGATGTTGCCAATGAATAA